From a region of the Equus przewalskii isolate Varuska chromosome 2, EquPr2, whole genome shotgun sequence genome:
- the CDC42 gene encoding cell division control protein 42 homolog isoform X1 yields MQTIKCVVVGDGAVGKTCLLISYTTNKFPSEYVPTVFDNYAVTVMIGGEPYTLGLFDTAGQEDYDRLRPLSYPQTDVFLVCFSVVSPSSFENVKEKWVPEITHHCPKTPFLLVGTQIDLRDDPSTIEKLAKNKQKPITPETAEKLARDLKAVKYVECSALTQKGLKNVFDEAILAALEPPEPKKSRRCVLL; encoded by the exons ATGCAGACAATTAAGTGTGTTGTTGTGGGCGATGGTGCCGTTGGTAAAACATGTCTCCTGATATCCTACACAACAAATAAGTTTCCATCTGAGTATGTACCAACT gtTTTTGACAACTATGCAGTCACAGTTATGATTGGTGGAGAGCCATATACTCTTGGACTTTTTGATACTGCAG GGCAAGAGGATTATGACAGATTACGACCGCTGAGTTATCCACAAACAGATGTGTTTCTAGTCTGTTTTTCAGTGGTCTCTCCATCCTcatttgaaaatgtgaaagaaaag TGGGTGCCTGAGATAACTCACCACTGTCCAAAGACTCCTTTCTTGCTTGTTGGGACCCAAATTGATCTCAGAGATGACCCCTCTACTATTGAGAAACTTGCCAAGAACAAACAGAAGCCCATCACTCCAGAGACTGCTGAAAAGCTGGCCCGTGACCTGAAGGCTGTCAAGTATGTGGAGTGTTCTGCACTCACACAG AAAGGCCTAAAGAATGTATTTGATGAAGCAATATTGGctgccctggagcctccagaaccGAAGAAGAGCCGCAGGTGTGTGCTGCTATGA
- the CDC42 gene encoding cell division control protein 42 homolog isoform X2 gives MQTIKCVVVGDGAVGKTCLLISYTTNKFPSEYVPTVFDNYAVTVMIGGEPYTLGLFDTAGQEDYDRLRPLSYPQTDVFLVCFSVVSPSSFENVKEKWVPEITHHCPKTPFLLVGTQIDLRDDPSTIEKLAKNKQKPITPETAEKLARDLKAVKYVECSALTQRGLKNVFDEAILAALEPPETQPKRKCCIF, from the exons ATGCAGACAATTAAGTGTGTTGTTGTGGGCGATGGTGCCGTTGGTAAAACATGTCTCCTGATATCCTACACAACAAATAAGTTTCCATCTGAGTATGTACCAACT gtTTTTGACAACTATGCAGTCACAGTTATGATTGGTGGAGAGCCATATACTCTTGGACTTTTTGATACTGCAG GGCAAGAGGATTATGACAGATTACGACCGCTGAGTTATCCACAAACAGATGTGTTTCTAGTCTGTTTTTCAGTGGTCTCTCCATCCTcatttgaaaatgtgaaagaaaag TGGGTGCCTGAGATAACTCACCACTGTCCAAAGACTCCTTTCTTGCTTGTTGGGACCCAAATTGATCTCAGAGATGACCCCTCTACTATTGAGAAACTTGCCAAGAACAAACAGAAGCCCATCACTCCAGAGACTGCTGAAAAGCTGGCCCGTGACCTGAAGGCTGTCAAGTATGTGGAGTGTTCTGCACTCACACAG AGAGGTCTGAAGAATGTGTTTGATGAGGCTATCCTAGCTGCCCTCGAGCCTCCGGAAACTCAACCCAAAAGGAAGTGCTGTATATTCTAA